In one Vanessa tameamea isolate UH-Manoa-2023 chromosome 12, ilVanTame1 primary haplotype, whole genome shotgun sequence genomic region, the following are encoded:
- the LOC113403920 gene encoding cytochrome c oxidase subunit NDUFA4: MQGLSLQSLKKHKALIPLYVCVGLGCGASVFYLARLALRSPDVSWNKRTNPEPWQEYRNKQYKFYSPIRDYSKEESPAPKY; this comes from the exons atgcaGGGCCTAAGTTTACAAAGCTTAAAGAAACACAAAgct ttaattCCTCTTTACGTATGCGTGGGACTGGGGTGTGGTGCTTCGGTGTTCTATTTGGCACGTCTGGCGCTTCGCTCACCCGACGTTTCATGGAACAAACGTACTAACCCCGAACCCTGGCAAGAGTACCGAAACAAGCAATACAAG TTCTATTCGCCCATCAGAGACTACTCAAAGGAGGAATCACCTGCACCCAAATACTAA